A region from the Stutzerimonas stutzeri genome encodes:
- a CDS encoding NYN domain-containing protein produces the protein MAAKPSNTRQQIHLAVLIDADNAPAAIVEGLFEEIAKYGVASVKRIYGDWTKPNLGGWKKVLLDYSIQPIQQFAYTSGKNATDSSLIIDAMDLLYTRRFDGFCLVSSDSDFTRLAARLREEGLNVYGFGEQKTPSPFVSACDKFIYTEILRADAPKTSQEPPSNGEKASAPTPTEKTEDDARPAERSAQVKAQKVPVDFIAKVLSDIADEDDDWVQLGLLGSSISKLRPAFDPRLYGFKKLSDLIKSQPKRFELDSRGTTSTGGKALYVRNLQASR, from the coding sequence ATGGCCGCCAAACCCAGCAATACTCGTCAGCAGATCCACCTCGCCGTCCTCATCGATGCCGACAACGCACCTGCCGCCATCGTCGAGGGGCTGTTCGAGGAAATCGCCAAATACGGCGTTGCCAGCGTCAAACGCATCTACGGCGACTGGACCAAACCCAATCTGGGTGGCTGGAAGAAGGTCCTGCTGGACTACTCGATCCAACCCATCCAACAGTTCGCCTACACCTCGGGCAAGAACGCCACCGACAGCTCACTGATCATCGACGCCATGGATCTGCTCTATACCCGGCGGTTCGACGGCTTCTGCCTGGTCTCCAGCGACAGCGACTTCACCCGTCTGGCCGCCCGCCTGCGCGAGGAAGGCCTGAACGTCTACGGCTTCGGCGAACAGAAGACACCCTCGCCGTTCGTCTCCGCCTGCGACAAGTTCATCTACACCGAGATTCTCCGCGCCGATGCACCCAAGACCTCCCAGGAGCCGCCGAGCAACGGCGAGAAGGCGTCCGCACCCACACCAACGGAGAAGACCGAGGACGACGCCCGCCCCGCTGAGCGAAGCGCCCAGGTCAAGGCGCAGAAGGTGCCGGTGGACTTCATTGCCAAGGTCCTGAGCGACATCGCCGACGAGGATGACGACTGGGTCCAGCTTGGCCTGCTGGGCTCGAGCATCAGCAAGCTGCGCCCGGCATTCGACCCGCGGCTCTACGGCTTCAAGAAGCTCAGCGACCTGATCAAGTCGCAACCGAAACGGTTCGAACTGGACAGCCGAGGAACGACCTCGACCGGCGGCAAGGCGCTGTACGTGCGCAACCTCCAGGCCTCGCGATAG
- a CDS encoding DMT family transporter yields MPVVAWWLLILPFVAGAFLPLQAGINGQVAKHFGSVMSAAMLSFAVGTVALICVVLFQRDMPGLQALRGLNWYHWCAGLLGMFFIATAAFAGPRIGALLFMALVLAGQLGMALLLDHFGWAGFRQSSISLGKVVGLLLIFGGVWMIRRG; encoded by the coding sequence ATGCCCGTCGTCGCCTGGTGGCTTCTCATCCTGCCGTTCGTTGCCGGAGCCTTTCTGCCGCTTCAGGCCGGTATCAACGGGCAGGTCGCCAAGCACTTCGGCAGTGTGATGAGTGCCGCCATGCTGTCGTTCGCGGTGGGCACGGTGGCGCTGATCTGCGTGGTGTTGTTCCAGCGCGACATGCCGGGGCTGCAGGCGCTAAGGGGTCTGAACTGGTATCACTGGTGTGCCGGCCTGCTGGGCATGTTCTTCATCGCCACGGCCGCCTTTGCCGGGCCGCGCATCGGCGCGCTGCTGTTCATGGCGCTGGTGTTGGCCGGCCAACTGGGCATGGCCTTGCTGCTGGACCACTTCGGCTGGGCGGGCTTTCGCCAATCGTCGATAAGCCTCGGCAAGGTCGTGGGGCTATTGCTGATTTTCGGCGGCGTCTGGATGATCCGCCGCGGCTAA
- a CDS encoding methyltransferase domain-containing protein, whose amino-acid sequence MSDRHFDELATRFAEKIYGGAKGAIRLAVLQADLTEALPQRPLRVLDIGAGLGYMSLWLARQGHQVTLAEPAEPMLEGARRQFAEAGQNATFIQAPWQDVESHVEGRFDLVICHAVLEWLAEPQAILPVLHRLVAEDGWLSLAFYNRDALIYRNLLKGHFKKLRTQTYAGERQSLTPQQPLDPRELAAQLAPHWQVESTSGVRVFHDYMPADFQARTEPAELIEMELAYRRHPTFAGLGRYLHWMCRPR is encoded by the coding sequence ATGAGCGATCGACATTTCGACGAACTGGCGACGCGCTTCGCCGAGAAGATCTACGGCGGCGCCAAGGGCGCGATCCGTCTCGCCGTGCTGCAGGCGGATCTCACCGAAGCCTTGCCGCAGCGCCCACTGCGTGTGTTGGACATTGGTGCGGGGCTCGGCTACATGAGCCTCTGGCTCGCACGGCAGGGCCATCAGGTTACGCTGGCCGAGCCTGCCGAACCCATGCTGGAAGGCGCTCGCAGGCAATTCGCCGAAGCAGGCCAGAACGCGACGTTCATTCAGGCCCCCTGGCAGGACGTGGAAAGCCACGTCGAAGGCCGTTTCGATCTGGTCATCTGCCATGCGGTGCTTGAATGGCTGGCCGAACCGCAGGCGATCCTGCCAGTGCTGCACCGCCTGGTTGCCGAGGACGGCTGGCTGTCGCTGGCCTTCTACAACCGCGATGCGCTGATCTACCGCAACCTGCTCAAGGGCCATTTCAAGAAGCTGCGCACCCAGACCTACGCCGGTGAGCGCCAGAGCCTGACACCGCAACAACCGCTCGACCCGCGCGAGCTGGCGGCGCAACTCGCGCCGCACTGGCAGGTCGAATCAACCAGTGGCGTGCGCGTATTCCATGACTACATGCCCGCCGATTTCCAGGCCCGCACCGAGCCTGCCGAGCTGATCGAGATGGAGCTGGCCTACCGCCGCCATCCGACGTTTGCCGGCCTCGGGCGCTACCTGCACTGGATGTGTCGGCCCCGCTGA
- a CDS encoding DUF4136 domain-containing protein — translation MSLRAVLTLLCLSLAACQSGNPYTEESAPIPPAPPIEQIQSPIYPAAPRDFSSYQSWSWRNQPAGTASIAGEELQEMVAGALDQRGLRPAPAGTKGDVQISASARLETRVRQVYDDYGPRVGVGRYGGYGPGYGSGVGIGASAPVVRNYEEQVITVRIEMIDSASGQTVWSNRAASRSGSTQAERKDAAREAVNSALADYPPH, via the coding sequence ATGTCGTTGCGCGCTGTTCTCACGTTGCTCTGCCTGAGCCTGGCTGCCTGCCAGAGCGGCAATCCGTATACCGAGGAGTCGGCGCCGATCCCGCCAGCCCCGCCGATCGAGCAGATCCAGTCTCCGATCTACCCGGCCGCGCCGCGGGATTTTTCCAGCTATCAAAGCTGGAGCTGGCGCAACCAGCCAGCCGGCACTGCCTCGATCGCTGGCGAAGAGCTGCAGGAAATGGTCGCCGGCGCCCTTGACCAACGCGGGCTGCGGCCGGCCCCCGCCGGGACCAAGGGCGACGTCCAGATCAGCGCGAGCGCTCGGCTGGAGACCCGTGTTCGCCAGGTATACGATGACTACGGACCGCGCGTCGGCGTGGGTCGCTACGGCGGCTATGGCCCGGGCTACGGCAGCGGCGTCGGGATTGGCGCCAGTGCTCCGGTGGTCCGCAACTATGAAGAACAGGTCATCACGGTGCGCATCGAGATGATCGACAGCGCCTCTGGCCAGACCGTCTGGAGCAACCGCGCCGCGTCCCGCAGCGGCAGCACCCAGGCCGAACGCAAGGACGCCGCCCGCGAAGCGGTGAATAGCGCCCTGGCCGACTACCCGCCGCATTGA
- a CDS encoding DUF2214 family protein, with the protein MAYAIAAYLHFVAIFLLFALLVLEHQLFRLPLNFKRARSLFRVDLAFGIAAGLVLITGAARAMRYGKGLDYYLNNSFFHAKIGLFVAVALLSIFPTVTFLRWRPALKAGQVPLITPTAARWVKGVIRIELLALLLLPLLATLMARGFGVRPL; encoded by the coding sequence ATGGCCTATGCCATCGCCGCTTACCTGCACTTCGTGGCGATCTTCCTGCTCTTCGCCCTGCTGGTGCTCGAGCACCAACTGTTCCGCCTGCCATTGAATTTCAAGCGCGCCCGCAGCCTGTTCCGCGTCGACCTGGCCTTCGGCATCGCCGCTGGCCTGGTGCTGATCACCGGCGCGGCACGCGCGATGCGCTACGGCAAAGGGCTGGACTACTACCTCAACAACAGCTTCTTTCACGCCAAGATCGGGCTGTTCGTGGCGGTTGCGTTGCTGTCGATCTTCCCCACGGTGACCTTCTTGCGCTGGCGCCCTGCGCTCAAGGCCGGCCAGGTTCCGCTCATCACACCAACCGCGGCGCGCTGGGTCAAAGGCGTGATTCGCATCGAGCTGCTTGCGCTGCTGCTGCTACCGCTGCTGGCGACGCTGATGGCGCGCGGTTTTGGCGTGAGGCCACTGTAG
- a CDS encoding catalase family protein: protein MTERLSITPLPFHPAYEQVPDDEAESIEGLIQAMREIAETTYADGGHAIRSVHAKSHGLLQGEIEILHGLPPALAQGAFAQSGKKPVLMRYSTNPGDILDDKVSTPRGLAIKLIGVEGERLPNSDGQVTQDFVMVNAPAFMAPTPKDFLKSVKLIAKTTDRAPRAKQALSAALRGAESLVEKAGGESAMLKGMGGHPTTNLLGETYYSVVPVLYGPYFAKLSLVPVSPELKALTDQHVDLKNRPNGLREAISDHFAQHGGTWELRVQLATDIEKMPIEDASVVWPEEDSPYVAVARIEVQPQTAWSDARSAVVDDQMSFSPWHGLAAHRPLGGIMRSRKPAYEMSAAYRARHNGCPLHEPSQSPDLPN, encoded by the coding sequence ATGACCGAACGCCTCAGCATCACGCCCCTTCCCTTCCACCCCGCATACGAGCAAGTGCCTGACGACGAAGCCGAGAGCATTGAAGGTCTGATCCAGGCCATGCGCGAGATCGCCGAGACGACATACGCCGACGGTGGCCACGCGATCCGCAGCGTGCATGCCAAGAGCCACGGCCTGCTGCAAGGCGAAATCGAGATCCTGCATGGCCTGCCGCCGGCACTGGCCCAGGGTGCTTTTGCACAGTCAGGCAAGAAACCGGTGCTGATGCGCTACTCGACCAATCCGGGCGACATTCTCGACGACAAGGTTTCAACCCCGCGCGGGCTGGCGATCAAGCTCATCGGTGTCGAGGGCGAGCGACTGCCCAATAGCGACGGCCAGGTCACCCAGGATTTCGTCATGGTCAACGCGCCGGCGTTCATGGCTCCGACGCCCAAGGACTTCCTCAAGTCTGTGAAGCTGATCGCCAAGACCACCGACCGCGCGCCCCGCGCCAAGCAGGCGCTGTCTGCCGCTCTGCGCGGTGCCGAGAGTCTGGTTGAAAAAGCCGGAGGCGAAAGCGCGATGCTCAAAGGCATGGGTGGTCATCCCACCACGAACCTGCTCGGGGAGACCTACTACAGCGTGGTTCCCGTGCTCTACGGACCTTATTTCGCCAAGCTTTCGCTGGTCCCGGTGTCCCCGGAGCTGAAAGCCTTGACGGACCAGCACGTCGATCTGAAGAACAGGCCGAACGGCTTGCGCGAGGCGATCAGCGACCACTTCGCGCAGCACGGCGGCACTTGGGAGCTGCGCGTTCAGCTGGCCACGGACATCGAGAAGATGCCCATCGAAGACGCCAGCGTGGTCTGGCCGGAAGAAGACAGCCCTTACGTGGCTGTTGCTCGGATCGAGGTGCAGCCGCAGACAGCCTGGAGCGATGCCCGCTCGGCGGTGGTGGATGATCAGATGTCCTTCAGCCCCTGGCATGGTCTCGCGGCGCACCGCCCACTCGGCGGCATCATGCGTTCACGCAAGCCGGCGTACGAGATGTCAGCGGCGTATCGCGCACGCCACAACGGCTGCCCGCTGCATGAGCCGAGCCAGTCGCCCGACCTGCCGAACTGA
- a CDS encoding nucleotide pyrophosphohydrolase, translated as MNIEQITQRLHAIRDRNDWRRFHSPKNLAMAASVEMAELVEIFQWQTEDESRQLSADQLDHAGQEVGDILTYLLLMCSELGIDMEQALLAKLADNERRFVR; from the coding sequence ATGAACATTGAACAGATCACTCAACGCCTGCATGCGATCCGCGACCGCAACGACTGGCGGCGTTTCCACAGCCCGAAAAACCTCGCCATGGCCGCCAGCGTGGAAATGGCCGAGCTGGTGGAAATTTTCCAGTGGCAGACCGAGGACGAGTCGCGCCAGCTATCGGCTGACCAGCTCGACCATGCCGGCCAGGAAGTGGGCGACATTCTCACGTACCTGCTCTTGATGTGCAGCGAACTGGGCATCGACATGGAGCAGGCATTGCTGGCCAAGCTCGCCGACAACGAAAGGCGGTTCGTCCGATGA
- a CDS encoding TonB-dependent siderophore receptor yields the protein MRRFIVPVLSLQALACTAQAAEQPASSSEPIALGQMEITASQAERADGPVDGYRATRSASATRTDTPIHEIPQSITVVPAQVAQDIGATRLEDALDYAGGVERGNNFGGQGLTEFLVRGFSSQEFYRNGFAVNRGYPNMPDAATMERIEVLRGPASMLYGRGDPGGTFNIVSKQPQAERRTVLGTQFNTEGLRRGTLDTTGALDEQADFTYRLNLVAEGADSFRDHVESERYNVAPVLRWDLSAATAISFEGDYLHNRHPLDRGVTRYANQQGQLPRDRFLGEESAGKFANDNATTQLRIEHLLNDQWTLRGGVQYLDGSLEGGAVENNGLAADGRTVGRNYSERRLEWNDTAIQANLEGRFNALGFAHTLLTGVEYDDFNYNSRIDRSAGGTNAFPIDIYEPVYGQPLPPITRTTTFDDEDLQSYALFLQDQVELTERFTLQLGARLERFEQEYTNKLSPTGSWDQAHNAVSPRIGAIYDLTDALAVYANASRSFKPNRGADRSSQAFDPEEGIAYETGVKYELPEHNLSVTAALFHITKENVLTADPLDSNFQIAAGEVRSRGFDLSVAGNITPQWRVIGGYAYVDAEVTESNSASMPVGSRLANVPEHSFNLLDTYEFDNGALDGLGLGVGVKYVSSRKGSTSNTAFDMGAYTVVDLLAYYPLTDRVRLNLNLDNVFDEEYDERAWGNIWAYPGAPRTLQAGISIEL from the coding sequence ATGCGCCGCTTCATCGTCCCTGTCCTGTCGCTCCAGGCGCTTGCCTGCACGGCCCAGGCCGCAGAACAGCCCGCTTCATCCAGCGAGCCCATCGCCCTCGGCCAAATGGAAATCACCGCTTCACAAGCCGAGCGCGCCGACGGCCCGGTAGATGGCTATCGCGCCACCCGCTCGGCCAGTGCGACACGGACCGACACACCCATCCATGAAATCCCGCAGTCGATCACCGTAGTCCCCGCGCAGGTGGCACAGGATATCGGCGCAACGCGGCTCGAAGACGCGCTGGATTACGCTGGCGGCGTCGAGCGGGGCAACAACTTTGGTGGCCAAGGGCTGACCGAATTCCTGGTGCGCGGCTTCAGCTCCCAGGAGTTCTACCGCAACGGTTTCGCCGTCAACCGCGGCTATCCCAACATGCCGGACGCCGCCACCATGGAGCGCATCGAAGTGCTGCGCGGCCCGGCCTCGATGCTGTATGGCCGCGGCGACCCGGGCGGCACCTTCAATATCGTCAGCAAACAACCTCAGGCCGAACGCCGCACCGTGCTGGGTACCCAGTTCAATACCGAAGGGCTGCGCCGCGGCACGCTGGATACCACCGGCGCGCTGGACGAGCAGGCCGATTTCACCTATCGCCTGAACCTGGTAGCCGAAGGCGCCGACAGCTTTCGCGACCACGTCGAGAGCGAGCGCTACAACGTCGCGCCAGTGCTGCGCTGGGACCTCAGCGCCGCGACCGCCATCAGCTTCGAAGGCGACTACCTGCACAACCGTCACCCGCTCGACCGGGGCGTGACGCGCTACGCCAACCAGCAAGGCCAGTTACCGCGGGACCGCTTCCTCGGTGAAGAAAGCGCCGGCAAATTCGCCAATGACAACGCCACGACCCAGCTGCGTATCGAGCATCTGCTGAATGACCAATGGACCCTGCGTGGGGGTGTGCAATACCTCGACGGCTCGCTGGAAGGCGGAGCGGTGGAGAACAACGGCCTGGCCGCTGACGGCCGCACCGTAGGGCGCAACTACAGCGAACGCCGGCTGGAATGGAACGACACGGCCATCCAGGCCAACCTCGAAGGGCGCTTCAACGCGCTGGGCTTCGCCCATACCCTGCTGACCGGCGTCGAGTACGACGACTTCAACTACAACTCGCGTATCGATCGTTCCGCGGGTGGCACCAACGCCTTCCCGATAGATATCTACGAACCGGTCTACGGCCAGCCGCTGCCGCCCATCACGCGCACCACCACGTTCGATGATGAAGACCTGCAATCCTATGCCCTGTTTCTGCAGGATCAGGTCGAGCTGACAGAGCGTTTCACCCTTCAGCTCGGTGCGCGCCTGGAACGCTTCGAGCAGGAGTACACCAACAAGCTGTCGCCCACCGGTAGCTGGGACCAGGCGCATAACGCCGTGTCGCCGCGCATCGGTGCGATCTACGACCTGACTGACGCGCTGGCCGTCTATGCCAACGCCTCCCGCTCGTTCAAGCCCAATCGCGGCGCCGACCGCAGCAGCCAAGCATTCGATCCGGAAGAAGGCATCGCCTACGAAACCGGCGTCAAGTACGAACTGCCCGAGCACAACCTGAGCGTGACGGCGGCACTGTTCCATATCACCAAGGAAAACGTGCTGACGGCCGATCCGCTGGACAGCAACTTCCAGATCGCCGCGGGCGAAGTGCGCAGCCGCGGCTTCGATCTCAGCGTGGCCGGCAACATCACCCCGCAATGGCGCGTGATCGGTGGCTATGCCTACGTCGACGCCGAGGTGACCGAAAGCAACAGCGCCAGCATGCCGGTGGGCAGCCGTCTGGCCAACGTACCGGAACACAGCTTCAACCTGCTGGACACCTACGAGTTCGACAACGGCGCCCTCGACGGACTAGGCCTCGGTGTAGGCGTGAAGTATGTGAGTTCGCGCAAGGGCAGCACCTCCAATACCGCGTTCGACATGGGCGCCTATACCGTGGTCGACCTGCTTGCCTACTATCCGCTGACCGACCGCGTTCGCCTCAACCTCAACCTCGACAACGTATTCGACGAGGAATACGACGAACGCGCCTGGGGCAACATCTGGGCCTATCCGGGTGCCCCGCGCACCCTGCAGGCCGGTATCTCCATCGAGCTGTAA
- a CDS encoding SdiA-regulated domain-containing protein, whose product MPLLSNIPWRLPALRPQVWGLGALAAGLLYAAASVHLDERIFYAVQSAWHADSRQARSLWLPEYRVRVDARPVASIRDNLSGLTFDERRNHLWAVVNNPEELVAIDANGQFMARYPLEGFTDVEAVTYLGDDLLVVAEERSQTLVIMPVPNRPGALQRGDYASLSLALGEEDNAGFEGLGYDRAGDRLFVVKEHSPRKLYEIQGLKASLDGQLNIKVIDREAWIEDKDMASDLSSVHFDERTGHLVLLSDEAKMLLELDGRGELVSFRSLWSGFAGLDKSVPQAEGMTFDARGDLYLVSEPNLFYAFERK is encoded by the coding sequence ATGCCATTGCTTTCCAACATACCCTGGCGGTTGCCCGCGCTTCGTCCGCAAGTGTGGGGCCTGGGAGCGCTCGCCGCCGGGCTGCTCTACGCGGCCGCCAGCGTCCATCTGGACGAGCGAATCTTCTATGCCGTGCAATCGGCATGGCACGCGGACAGCCGCCAGGCCCGCAGCCTCTGGCTGCCGGAGTATCGAGTGCGAGTCGATGCGCGGCCGGTGGCGTCGATCCGCGATAACCTCTCCGGACTGACCTTCGATGAGCGGCGCAACCATCTCTGGGCGGTGGTGAATAACCCGGAGGAACTGGTGGCGATCGACGCGAACGGCCAGTTCATGGCGCGCTACCCGCTCGAGGGGTTCACCGACGTGGAGGCCGTGACCTATCTGGGCGATGACCTGCTGGTGGTCGCCGAGGAGCGCAGTCAGACCTTGGTGATCATGCCGGTGCCGAACCGGCCCGGCGCGCTGCAGCGCGGTGATTATGCCTCGTTGTCGCTGGCCCTGGGCGAAGAGGACAATGCCGGGTTCGAGGGGCTGGGCTACGATCGTGCCGGAGACCGACTGTTCGTGGTCAAGGAGCACTCACCGCGCAAGCTGTACGAGATTCAGGGGCTCAAGGCCAGCCTCGACGGGCAGTTGAACATCAAGGTCATCGACCGCGAGGCGTGGATCGAAGACAAGGATATGGCCAGCGACCTGTCCTCGGTTCACTTCGACGAGCGCACCGGCCATCTGGTGCTGCTCAGCGATGAAGCCAAGATGCTGCTGGAGCTCGATGGCCGCGGCGAGCTGGTCAGCTTCCGCTCGTTGTGGAGTGGCTTTGCCGGCCTCGACAAGAGCGTGCCACAGGCCGAAGGCATGACCTTCGACGCGCGGGGCGACCTCTATCTGGTCAGCGAGCCCAACCTGTTCTACGCCTTCGAACGCAAGTAG
- a CDS encoding DUF4136 domain-containing protein, whose translation MFRSLLMLPLLLVLAACQGPQVQRDFDPQRDFSTYRTWSWQEPALQYRPDDPRIKSDLTEQRIRSAVSEQLDQRGLRQAQSGQQPDVRVQTWFIVDERTQQYTTASMSAWGSPWYGYWGGPMLTDTRTIHYQVGTLQIDFYDAKDGKLVWRGSSERILRDDPGSPQERTGVFRQAVTDVLSQYPPH comes from the coding sequence ATGTTCCGCTCATTGCTGATGCTGCCCTTGCTACTGGTGCTGGCCGCCTGCCAAGGCCCCCAGGTGCAACGGGATTTCGACCCGCAACGGGATTTTTCCACCTATCGAACCTGGAGCTGGCAGGAGCCGGCCCTGCAGTACCGGCCGGACGATCCGCGCATCAAAAGCGACCTGACCGAGCAACGCATCCGCAGCGCGGTAAGCGAACAACTCGACCAGCGCGGCTTGCGTCAGGCCCAGTCCGGGCAGCAACCGGATGTACGCGTGCAGACCTGGTTCATCGTCGATGAACGTACGCAGCAATACACCACCGCATCGATGAGCGCCTGGGGCAGCCCATGGTACGGCTATTGGGGCGGTCCGATGCTCACCGACACCCGGACGATTCATTACCAGGTCGGTACCTTGCAGATCGACTTCTACGACGCGAAAGACGGCAAGCTGGTCTGGCGTGGCAGTTCCGAACGGATACTGCGCGACGATCCGGGCAGCCCACAGGAACGCACCGGAGTGTTCCGCCAGGCCGTCACCGACGTGCTGTCGCAATACCCACCGCACTGA
- a CDS encoding MATE family efflux transporter has protein sequence MSRLMTAWQHVPTHKRVWALAAPMILSNLSVPLVALVDSAVIGHLPHAHQLAAVAVGGSLYTLLVWVMGFLRMGTTGFAAQAAGRDDGGALRQVLLQGLLLALGFALLLSLIALPLKGYALQLMQPSAELDDLTQHYFHTRLFGLPAALASLALIGWFLGTQNARAPLAILLTTNFINVALDLWFVVGLDWGVAGAARASVVAEWSGVLVGLALTRGALLRYPGRLDRRALGLWSSWRPLMSVNRDIFVRSLALQLVFFLVTVQGTWLGDATVAANALLLNGLMLTAHALDGLAHAVEALSGHAIGAQNRTELRRILTVAGGWSLLASLAFGLFFLLGGELFIGLQTDIPAVRATAIAYLPYLAALPLVAVWSYLLDGLFIGATRAREMRNAMLLAVAISLPLGWLLRGLGNHGLWLAFLAFMLLRGICLGSLARTLQRRQQWFAPSHTVRQAAQPQPLD, from the coding sequence ATGTCACGGTTGATGACCGCTTGGCAGCACGTCCCCACCCACAAGCGGGTCTGGGCGCTGGCTGCACCGATGATTCTGTCCAATCTCTCGGTACCGCTGGTGGCGCTGGTGGACAGCGCGGTGATCGGCCATCTGCCGCACGCCCATCAGCTGGCCGCCGTGGCGGTCGGCGGCAGCCTTTACACCTTGCTCGTCTGGGTTATGGGCTTTCTGCGCATGGGCACCACTGGCTTCGCCGCCCAGGCCGCCGGACGCGATGACGGCGGCGCGCTGCGCCAGGTCCTGCTGCAAGGCCTGCTGCTGGCGCTGGGCTTCGCCCTGTTGCTTAGCCTGATCGCGCTGCCGCTCAAAGGTTATGCGCTGCAACTGATGCAGCCATCGGCCGAACTCGATGACCTGACTCAGCATTACTTCCACACCCGCCTGTTCGGCCTGCCGGCGGCGTTGGCCAGCCTGGCGCTGATCGGCTGGTTTCTCGGTACTCAGAACGCCCGCGCGCCCTTAGCGATTCTGCTGACCACCAACTTCATCAACGTCGCCCTGGACCTCTGGTTCGTGGTCGGCCTGGACTGGGGCGTGGCCGGCGCCGCTCGCGCCTCGGTGGTGGCCGAATGGAGTGGCGTGCTGGTCGGCCTGGCGCTGACCCGCGGCGCGTTGCTGCGCTACCCGGGACGGCTGGATCGTCGGGCGCTAGGGCTCTGGTCCAGCTGGCGACCGCTGATGTCAGTCAATCGCGATATTTTCGTGCGCTCGCTGGCGCTGCAACTGGTGTTCTTTCTGGTCACAGTGCAGGGCACGTGGCTGGGCGATGCCACGGTGGCGGCCAACGCACTGCTGCTCAACGGCCTGATGCTGACCGCGCATGCGCTCGATGGCCTGGCCCATGCGGTCGAAGCGCTCAGCGGCCACGCCATCGGCGCCCAAAACCGCACTGAGCTGCGCCGCATCCTGACCGTCGCCGGCGGCTGGTCGTTGCTGGCGAGCCTGGCCTTCGGCCTGTTCTTCCTGCTCGGGGGAGAGCTGTTCATCGGCTTGCAGACCGACATCCCGGCGGTGCGCGCAACCGCCATCGCGTATCTGCCGTATCTTGCAGCGCTACCGCTGGTGGCCGTCTGGAGCTATCTGCTCGACGGCCTGTTCATCGGCGCCACCCGCGCGCGGGAAATGCGCAACGCCATGCTGCTCGCCGTTGCGATTTCGCTACCATTGGGCTGGCTGTTGCGCGGACTGGGCAATCATGGATTGTGGTTGGCCTTCCTCGCCTTCATGCTCCTGCGAGGCATCTGCCTGGGCAGCCTTGCCAGAACCCTGCAACGTCGGCAGCAGTGGTTCGCGCCCAGCCATACGGTTCGGCAGGCAGCACAGCCACAGCCCCTTGACTGA